From one Acinonyx jubatus isolate Ajub_Pintada_27869175 chromosome B1, VMU_Ajub_asm_v1.0, whole genome shotgun sequence genomic stretch:
- the SMARCA5 gene encoding SWI/SNF-related matrix-associated actin-dependent regulator of chromatin subfamily A member 5 → MSSAAEPPPPPPPESAPSKPAVSAAGSVSNSSNKGGPEGVAAQAAPSAASSGPADSEMEEVFDDASPGKQKEIQEPDPTYEEKMQTDRANRFEYLLKQTELFAHFIQPAAQKTPTSPLKMKPGRPRIKKDEKQNLLSVGDYRHRRTEQEEDEELLTESSKATNVCTRFEDSPSYVKWGKLRDYQVRGLNWLISLYENGINGILADEMGLGKTLQTISLLGYMKHYRNIPGPHMVLVPKSTLHNWMSEFKRWVPTLRSVCLIGDKEQRAAFVRDVLLPGEWDVCVTSYEMLIKEKSVFKKFNWRYLVIDEAHRIKNEKSKLSEIVREFKTTNRLLLTGTPLQNNLHELWSLLNFLLPDVFNSADDFDSWFDTNNCLGDQKLVERLHMVLRPFLLRRIKADVEKSLPPKKEVKIYVGLSKMQREWYTRILMKDIDILNSAGKMDKMRLLNILMQLRKCCNHPYLFDGAEPGPPYTTDMHLVTNSGKMVVLDKLLPKLKEQGSRVLIFSQMTRVLDILEDYCMWRNYEYCRLDGQTPHDERQESINAYNEPNSTKFVFMLSTRAGGLGINLATADVVILYDSDWNPQVDLQAMDRAHRIGQTKTVRVFRFITDNTVEERIVERAEMKLRLDSIVIQQGRLVDQNLNKIGKDEMLQMIRHGATHVFASKESEITDEDIDGILERGAKKTAEMNEKLSKMGESSLRNFTMDTESSVYNFEGEDYREKQKIAFTEWIEPPKRERKANYAVDAYFREALRVSEPKAPKAPRPPKQPNVQDFQFFPPRLFELLEKEILYYRKTIGYKVPRNPDLPNAAQAQKEEQLKIDEAEPLNDEELEEKEKLLTQGFTNWNKRDFNQFIKANEKWGRDDIENIAREVEGKTPEEVIEYSAVFWERCNELQDIEKIMAQIERGEARIQRRISIKKALDTKIGRYKAPFHQLRISYGTNKGKNYTEEEDRFLICMLHKLGFDKENVYDELRQCIRNSPQFRFDWFLKSRTAMELQRRCNTLITLIERENMELEEKEKAEKKKRGPKPSTQKRKMDGAPDGRGRKKKLKL, encoded by the exons ATGTCGTCCGCGGCCGAGCCTCCACCACCCCCGCCTCCCGAGAGCGCGCCTTCCAAGCCAGCAGTCTCGGCCGCCGGCAGCGTgagcaacagcagcaacaaaggCGGCCCCGAGGGTGTCGCGGCCCAGGCGGCTCCCTCTGCGGCTAGCTCCGGCCCCGCGGACTCCGAGATGGAG GAAGTATTTGATGATGCATCTCctggaaagcaaaaagaaatccaagaacCAGATCCCACTTACGAAGAAAAAATG CAAACCGACCGAGCAAATAGATTTGAGTATTTATTAAAGCAGACAGAACTGTTTGCACATTTCATTCAGCCTGCTGCTCAGAAGACTCCAACCTCACCTTTGAAGATGAAACCAGGGCGCCCAcgaataaaaaaggatgagaaacaAAACTTGCTATCAGTTGGCGA CTACCGACATCGTAGAACTGAGCAAGAGGAGGATGAAGAACTCTTAACCGAAAGCTCTAAAGCAACCAATGTTTGCACTAGATTTGAAGACTCTCCATCat ATGTAAAATGGGGTAAACTGAGAGATTATCAGGTCCGAGGATTGAATTGGCTCATTTCTTTGTATGAGAATGGCATCAATGGTATCCTTGCAGATGAAATG GGCTTGGGAAAGACTCTTCAAACAATTTCTCTTCTTGGGTACATGAAACACTATAGAAACATTCCCGGTCCTCATATGGTTTTGGTTCCTAAGTCTACATTACACAACTGGATGAGTGAATTCAAGAGATGGGTACCAACACTTAGATCTGTTTGCTTGATAGGAGATAAAGAACAAAGA GCTGCTTTTGTCAGAGATGTTTTATTACCAGGAGAATGGGATGTATGTGTAACATCTTACGAAATGCTTATAAAAGAGAAGtctgttttcaaaaaatttaattgGAGATACTTAGTTATAGATGAAGCTCACAggatcaaaaatgaaaaatccaag TTGTCAGAAATAGTGAGGGAATTCAAGACTACAAATCGACTATTATTAACTGGAACACCTCTTCAAAACAACTTGCACGAGCTCTGGtcacttcttaattttttgttgCCAGATGTCTTTAATTCAGCAGAC GACTTTGATTCATGGTTTGATACAAACAATTGCCTTGGGGATCAAAAGCTGGTTGAGAGGCTTCATATG GTTTTGCGTCCATTCCTCCTTCGTCGAATTAAAGCTGACGTTGAAAAGAGTTTGCCTccaaagaaggaagtaaaaatctATGTGGGTCTCAGCAAAATGCAAAGGGAATG GTATACTCGGATATTAATGAAGGATATAGATATACTAAACTCTGCAGGGAAGATGGACAAAATGAGGTTATTGAACATTCTGATGCAGTTGAGGAAATGCTGTAATCATCCATATCTCTTTGATGGAGCTGAACCTGGTCCACCTTATACGACAGATATGCATCTAGTTACCAACAGTGGCAAAATGGTGGTGTTAGACAAGCTACTCCCTAAATTAAAAGAACAAG GTTCACGAGTACTAATCTTCAGTCAGATGACAAGGGTATTGGATATTTTGGAAGATTATTGCATGTGGAGAAATTATGAGTACTGTAGATTGGATGGGCAGACACCCCATGATGAGAGACAA gAGTCCATCAATGCGTACAATGAACCAAACAGCACAAAGTTTGTTTTCATGTTAAGTACACGTGCTGGTGGTCTTGGCATTAATCTTGCTACTGCTGATGTAGTAATTTTGTATGATTCAGATTGGAATCCCCAAGTAGATCTCCAGGCTATG GACCGGGCACATAGAATTGGACAAACCAAGACAGTCCGAGTGTTCCGCTTTATAACTGATAATACTGTGGAAGAAAGAATAGTGGAACGTGCTGAGATGAAACTCAGACTGGATTCAATAGTCATTCAACAAG gAAGGCTTGTGGATCAGAATCTGAACAAAATTGGGAAAGATGAAATGCTTCAAATGATTAGACATGGGGCAACACATGTATTTGCTTCAAAGGAAAGTGAGATTACGGATGAGGATATTGATGGTATTTTGGAAAGAGGTGCAAAGAAG ACTGCAGAGATGAATGAAAAGCTCTCCAAGATGGGTGAAAGCTCCCTTAGAAACTTCACAATGGATACAGAGTCGAGTGTTTATAACTTTGAAGGAGAGGattatagagaaaaacaaaag ATAGCATTCACAGAGTGGATTGAACCACCAAAACGAGAAAGAAAAGCCAACTATGCTGTTGATGCCTATTTTAGGGAAGCTCTTCGTGTCAGTGAACCTAAAGCACCCAAG GCTCCTCGACCTCCGAAACAACCTAACGTTCAGGATTTCCAGTTCTTTCCTCCGCGTTTATTTGAATTattggaaaaagaaattctgtattACAGAAAAACTATTGGGTACAAG gtgccTCGAAATCCTGACCTACCAAATGCAGCACAGGCACAAAAAGAAGAACAGCTTAAGATTGATGAAGCTGAACCCCTTAATGATGAAGAgttagaggaaaaagagaagcttCTAACACAG GGATTTACCAATTGGAATAAGAGAGATTTTAACCAGTTTATCAAAGCTAATGAGAAGTGGGGTCGTGATGATATTGAAAATATTGCaagagaagtagaaggaaaaactCCAGAAGAAGTTATAGAATATTCAg CTGTATTCTGGGAAAGATGCAATGAACTCCAGGACATAGAGAAGATTATGGCTCAGATTGAAAGGGGAGAGGCaagaattcaaagaagaattagTATCAAAAAAGCACTTGACACGAAG ATTGGACGGTACAAAGCACCTTTTCATCAGCTGAGAATATCGTATGGTactaacaaaggaaaaaactatACTGAAGAAGAGGATCGTTTTCTAATCTGTATGCTTCACAAACTTGGATTCGACAAAGAAAACGTTTATGATGAATTACGACAGTGTATTCGCAACTCTCCTCAGTTCAGATTTGACTGGTTTTTGAAGTCCAGAACTGCAATG GAACTCCAGAGGAGGTGTAACACCTTAATTACCTTgattgaaagagaaaacatggaactagaagaaaaagagaaggcagagaaaaagaagagaggaccaAAACCTTCT ACACAGAAACGTAAAATGGATGGAGCACCTGATGGtcgaggaagaaaaaagaagctgaAACTATGA